CGGACTGGTGGGCTCTCTCTTGCTGTTGCTGTTCCTGATGCTGATCGGCTATCTGGGCCTGCGCGTGGCCTTGCGCTGTCGCAACAACCAAGCCCGCCTGGTGGCCATTGGTTGTGCCACGCTCCTGGTGGGCCAATCAGTGATGAATATCGCTGTGGCTTCTGGAGCGATGCCCACCACAGGCCTACCGCTGCCACTGATGAGTTATGGAGGCAACTCCCTGCTCTCGAGTCTGATGATTGTGGGTCTTTTACTCCGATGCTCGCTGGAATCGACGGGACTGATCGGCGGACGTGGCGTCGGCCAGAGGCCAGCTTCGGAGCGCCGTCGACGACGGGCACGACCAGCACATTCATCCGGTCATCCCATCTGATTCCCATCCGCAGGAACAACGGTCACAGGACTGCGCTTCGACAGCTGCACTGCAAGGATCAGTAATCTTGATTTTGTCTCTTCCGGCTCGGGCAGACCACCATCGCCTTCCTCGACCTGGCCTTGTCAGACCTGGCCCGCAGCGGTGAGCAGCTGCTGAACAACACCCTGCAGCAACCGGGGCCGCTGAGCCTCGGCATTGTTCTGCTAGTGGGAGCGCTCACCAGCCTGGGCCCATGCTCCCTGTCATTGCTCCCCGTGACCATGGCTTACCTGGCAGGGTTCGACAGTGAACAACCACCCTGGCAACGCAGCCTCGCTTTCTGCACCGGGATCGTTGGTGCCCTGGTGATGCTGGGCAGTCTGAGTGGATTGCTGGGTGGAATCTACGGACAGGTTCCCGGACTGATTCCCACCCTCGTGGCAATTCTGGCCGTGGTGATGGGGCTCAATCTGCTTGGCATTGTGCGTGTGCCGCTGCCAGCAGGTCCCGATCCTCAGGCCTGGAGCCGTCACGTTCCAGCACCATTGGCTCCGATCGCAGCTGGCCTTGCCTTCGGCTTGGCTGCTTCACCTTGCACCACCCCAGTGCTTGCAGTCCTGTTGGCGTGGATCGCCAGCACAGGGAATCCTGTGCTCGGCCTCCTGTTTCTGCTCAGCTTTGGGATCGGCCAGGTGCTGCCACTGCTCCTGGCGGGCAGTGTTGCTGCATCGATTCCCAAACTCATGGCCCTGCGCTCAATCAGTCGCTGGATCCCCAGCATCAGCGGCGTGATTCTGCTCACGGTCGGCACGCTCACACTGCTGGCGAGAGTGGTTTAGGCATGCCGTTATTCAAACGAATACTGGCGATCCTTTCGGACCTGCGACTGGCGATCGCTTTACTGCTGCTGATCGCTCTGGCCAGTGCTCTTGGAACCATTCTTCCTCAGCAGGAAGCCACTGATCTGTATCTGGAACGCTTCAATGCAGACCCATGGCTGGGCCTGATTAACGGCGACCTGATGCTGCGTCTGCAGCTTGATCATGTGTACGCCAGCAACTGGTTTCTGACCCTGCTAGCCCTGCTGGGACTGGCCCTGATGCTCTGCAGCTGGCGCCGGCAATGGCCTGCTCTGCAGGCGGCGCTGCGCTGGATCGACTATTCCCGCCCAAGGCAGCTCAGCAAGCTGGCGCTGGCTGAAACACGCACCTGCTCAGACAGTGAAGAAGCGCTGAACGCTCTGGCCGGTGAGCTGAAAGCGAACGGATGGGACGTCCGGCAACAGAGCGATCGCTTGGCGGCCCGTCGCGGCGTGGTGGGCAAAGTCGGACCGCTGCTAGTGCACACCGGTCTGGTGCTTCTCCTGATCGGAGCCGCATGGGGAGCCTTGGCCGGTCAGCGACTGGAGCGCTTTCTCGCGCCTGGACGTTCACTGGATCTCCTCAGTCCATCAGGCGACAGCCGGCTGAGCGTCACCCTCAAGGATTTCGCCATCGAACGCGATCCCGCCGGTCGGCCTGAACAGTTCAGTTCCACCCTCCAGTTGACGCCGACCGGCGAACCCGAGGATGAACGCAAGATCAGTGTGAATCATCCGCTGCGCTATCGAGGCATGACCGTCTATCAGGCGGACTGGTCTCTGGCCGCGATCACCGTGCAGATCGGGCGAAGCCCCCAGTTGCAACTGCCACTCAGCACCTTTCCAGAGCTTGGTGATCAGATCTGGGGGCTTGTGCTTCCCACGCGTCCGGACGGCAGCGAACCGGTGTTTCTGAGCACAGGAAGTGAGCAGGGCCCGGTTCAAGTGTTCGATGCAGACGGAAGTCTGATCACCAATCTGCGACCCGGTGGCGATGGAACGGACGTCAAAGGACTGCCGCTGCGGGTGGTGGAGATCATGCCGGCAAGTGGGCTGCTTCTGAAACGAGACCCTGGCGTTCCCCTGGTGTACGTGGGATTTGCCATCACCCTGCTGGGAGGCGGCCTGAGCATGGTGGCTACCCGACAGATCTGGGCCGTAACGGAAACGACCCCGGCCCGCCTTCATGTGGCAGGCCTCTGCAATCGCAACCTGGCTGGGTTTGCAGCAGAACTTCCTGCGCTGATCAGCAGGGTTGACGCTCTCCGTGGCTGACCCGAACCACAGTGTGCACATTGCCGCGGGGATGAAAGTCGGCCTCAAGCTGCATCCAGACCGGATCGCAGGCTTCAACCAAGTCATCCAGGATGCGATTGGCCACCTCCTCATGGGAGATGGTCTTGTCGCGGTAACTGTTGACGTAGAGCTTGATGGCCTTCAGTTCCACCACACGCGGGCCGGGCTGATACATCAGACGCAGCACCGCAAAGTCGGGATAGCCGGAAAACGGGCAGAGACAGGTGAACTCCGGCAGTTCAATTGACACTTCAAAAGGGCGACCGGGACGCGGATTGTCAAAGCAGATCAGCTCGGCTTCGGCGATTGCCCGCTCGCCATACAGGGGGGTCCGGGTGGATTCCGACGTGGAAGCACTCATCAAACGAGAGAAACGCAACGCTTTGTAAAAACCCTAAAACCCAGCGTCACCGTCAGCGGCAAGCCCAGTGCGAAGAACAATCCGGCAAAACCCCATCACAGAACTCAAAACTGTTCGCCATGAACAGCAGAAATAAGGTAGAAATGCATTGAAGGACAAACCGTTGGGCTTGGGCCTGGCTTGCCAGCCCCTCACCAGCCGGAAGTAGCCACCCGCGCGGCGAAGCAACGCTCCTTCCCACGAAGCGATCCCGATCACCGATCGGACAACACGCCATCCCTTCGAGGCCAGACCCGATGAAAACCCAAGAGCGCACCTACCGCGGCGTCACCTACAACCCCGCAAACCACGAGCGCCTCAGCCACGCCAGCGTCGACCACACCTACCGCGGCCGCCACTACGACGCGCCTCTGAGCCACGCCGCAGCGACCGAGTCCACCGTGGAACTCCACTACCGCGGCAGCATCTATCAGCACCGCCGCGCGCAGGCAGAGGTCCAGCTCAACTCCTGATTCTGTAGCAACGCGTACATCTTTCGAGAGAGCCGCAGGTCGTAATAGAGACGTCGTCTGTGGCTCTTTCATGGATCTCCGTCTGCTCGCTGAAGGCACCTCCTTCCGGTTGGTTCCAGCAAGCGTCCACGGAATCCTTTGGCTTCAGACCCATTTCGAGTCGGAGCACTGGGAGCTCCTGGCCGACGGACTCATCACCCTGTGCAGAGATGACGTTGAGAGCCTCTGCTCTGATGCAGCCGAAGCAGGACTGAGCCTGGATCCATTGCCCTCACCCACCTCCTCAAATCGCGTCTGAGCACCTAGTTTCAGGCCATCACGACTAGCCGTCATGAAAAAAGTCGAAGCGATCATCCGTCCGTTCAAGCTTGAGGACGTCAAGCTGGCCCTCGTCAACGCCGGCATCGTCGGCATGACCGTGAGCGAAGTGCGGGGCTTTGGGCGCCAGAAAGGCCAGGTGGAGCGTTATCGCGGTTCTGAGTTCACCGTCGAGTTCCTGCAAAAACTCAAAATTGAAGTGGTGATCGACGACTCCAGAGTCGATACCGTCGTCAATTCCATTGCTGAAGCCGCCAAGACCGGTGAGATCGGTGACGGCAAGATCTTCATTTCACCCGTCGACACCGTGGTGCGGATCCGCACCGGCGACCGCGATGGTGCTGCGCTCTGAATCGACAGTCCCCTTCTCAAATCCTGAGAGTTTCAGTGATCACGTCCTTGATGGTGGTCGTGGTCACTGTGTGGTGATCAGCGGAGCTGAGCCATAGCAGGTACTCATGATTGCCTGCCGGTCCAGTGATCGGTGAACCCACGAGTCCGCTCGCCTGCCATCCCAGGGGGGCTGCCTGAGCCATCACCCCCGCGATGGCATCCGCATGGGCCTCCGGATCGCGCACAACCCCTCCTTTGCCGACCCGCTCACGTCCCACCTCAAACTGAGGCTTGACCAGCACGATGGCTTCACAACTGGCGGCCTGAGGCCCGTCCGTCACCATCAGGGCACGCAAGGACGGCAACACCAGTCCCAACGCGATGAACGACACATCTGCCACCGCAAGCGTCGGCCGTGGATCGCCTGGCACGTACAGCTCCTCTGCCGTCAGACGCCTGAGATTGGTGCGTTCGCGCAACACCACCCGCTCATCTGTGCGCAGACTCCAGGCCGTTTGCCCATAGCCCACATCGATGCCATACACGCGGCTTGCCCCGTGTTGGAGAAGGCAATCGGTGAAGCCGCCGGTGGAAATTCCACCGTCCAGGCAGACCCTGTCCGACACCGTGACGGGGAACGTCTCCAAAGCACACAGCAATTTCTCCCCACCCCTTGAGACGAAACGCGGTGGCTGCTCAACCCTCAGTTCCGCGGCTTCCGAAATTTCCTGCCCCGGCTTCTCCAGGCGTTGACCATTGACGTCGCGAACCTTGCCGGCTCGAATCAGCTGTTGGGCCTGCTGACGCGATGACGCCAGCCCCAACGTGAGGAGATGCAGATCCAGACGGCGTTTTCGGGCCATTTCTTCATAAAAGCAGAGGGCAAATCGGAACAAAGTTGCGAGGTTCACTGAGGACCCCAAACAACTCCGGGAAGATCAGTCCGACCCGTTGTACGGACATGTCAGCCAAGCAGCCCCCGCATCAGCGCAAGAGGCGTCGCAACGTGCTGGAACTCCTGCACCCCGGCACATTCGTGACCATTGAAAATCACCCAAGCGACCTTCCTCCTTTCCAGGTGATCGAATGTCGAGGTGGTCTGTGCCGGGTGCGTCAGCAAGCCTGGGGCCAGCATGTGCAGTGGGAAGTTGAGCATCGCCGTCTCCGCTCGGCTTGAAGCCGAGCCAGGGGTGCACGCACCTGCGTCGCCGTATGGTCATGGATTGACCGTTCAACTGCGATCCCTTGATCGAGCGCTACACCCTGCCCGAAATGGGCGAGATCTGGACCGACCGGGCCAAATACCAGAGCTGGCTCGATGTTGAAGTGGCTGCCTGTGAAGCCAATTGCAGCCTGGGACGCGTTCCCGAAGCGGCAATGGCCGATATCCGCAGCAAAGCTGCTTTTGAACCCGAGCGGATCCTGGAAATCGAAGCGGAAGTGCGTCACGACGTGATCGCCTTTCTCACCAACGTGAATGAACACGTGGGCGATGCGGGGCGCTACATCCATGTGGGCATGACCAGCAGTGATGTGCTGGACACGGGTGTTGCACTGCAGCTGAAGGCCTCTGTGGCCCTGCTGCGCAAAGAGCTAGCAGCACTCGATGCTGCCATCGCCAAGCTGGCTGCAGAACACAAATCCACCGTGATGATCGGCCGCTCCCATGCCATTCATGGCGAGCCGATCACCTTCGGCTTCAAGCTGGCTGGCTGGCTGGCTGAGACCCGACGCAATGCCGAACGACTCGAGCGGCTGGAGCACGATGTGGCCGTTGGCCAGGTGAGCGGCGCCATGGGCACTTATGCCAACACCGACCCCGAAGTCGAACGTCTCACCTGCGACCGCCTCGGCCTGACGCCCGACACTGCCAGCACTCAGGTGATCTCCCGCGATCGCCACGCTGACTACATCCAGACGCTGGCCCTGGTGGGCGCGTCACTGGATCGCTTCGCCACAGAGATCCGCAACCTGCAACGCACCGACGTGCTGGAAGTGGAAGAAAGCTTTGCCAAGGGGCAGAAAGGCAGCTCCGCGATGCCCCACAAGCGCAATCCGATTCGCAGCGAACGCATCAGCGGTCTGGCCAGGGTGCTGCGGAGTTACGTCGTGGCTGCACTGGAGAACGTGGCCCTTTGGCACGAACGGGACATCAGCCACAGCTCGACCGAACGGATGATGCTCCCCGACTGTTCCGTCACGCTGCATTTCATGCTGCGCGAGATGACCGCAGTGGTGGCCGGCCTCGGGGTTTACCCAGGCAACATGCTCCGCAACATGAATGTCTACGGCGGCGTGGTGTTCAGCCAACGGGTCCTGCTGGGTCTTGTGGACGCCGGCATGAGCCGGGAAGACGCTTATCGCGTGGTGCAACGCAATGCGCACACCGCCTGGAACACCGATGGAGGTAACTTCCGCGCCAACCTGGCGGCAGACCCTGACGTCACCGCCAAGCTCACTTCCGAGCAGCTCAATGCCTGCTTCAGCACCGAGCTGCACCAGGCGAACCTCGGGGTGATCTGGGACCGTCTCGGACTCTGATTCAACGATTGCAGCATGTTCTGGACCCCCTACGCAGACTGGATCTATGTGGTGGTGAGTGTCAGCGGCATGCTGCTGATCATTGCTTTAGTGCTGCGGCCCGGCGGGGGTCCGCGCTCATGAATCTTCTGCTGGCCTGGAATGCCTGACGCGACACGGATCGAAACCGACAGCATGGGTGCCGTGGAGGTGCCTATCGAAGCGCTCTGGGGTGCCCAGACCCAACGATCACTGCAGAACTTCGCGATCGCGTCCGACCGAATGCCCCCAGAACTGATCCATGCCCTGGCGCGGATCAAACAGGCGGCAGCCATCACCAATGCACGGCTTGGGGTGCTGGATCAAGAGCGCTGTGAGCAGATCGTGGCAGCGGCCGCAGCTGTGGCCGAAGGACAGCACGACACCCAGTTCCCCCTGCGGGTGTGGCAAACAGGAAGCGGCACCCAAACCAACATGAACCTCAACGAGGTGATCAGCAATCTGGCCGCTCAGGCCTCGGGAGAACCGCTGGGGAGCCATCGCCCCGTCCATCCCAACGACCACGTCAACCGCTCCCAATCAACCAATGACGCGTTTCCGGCCGCCATCCACGTGGCAGCCGCGGAGGGCATCACCCGGCGGTTGCTGCCGGAACTGGAGCATCTGCAGGCAGCCTTTGCGGCCAAAACGACGGCCTGGGAAGCGATCGTGAAGATCGGTCGAACGCATCTTCAGGATGCGGTGCCGCTCACCCTCGGCCAGGAGGCTTCAGCCTGGCGGGATCAGATCGGCATCGCTGCCCAACGCATCGACGCCAGTCTCAGCGAAGTGCTGCCACTTCCTCTGGGAGGCACAGCCGTCGGAACCGGACTCAATGCGCCTGATGGCTTCGCCAAGCAGGCTGCGGCGGAGATAGCCCAGCTCACGGGCCTGCCATTCAGCACAGCTCCCAACAAGTTCGCGGTCATGGCCAGCCATGACGGCCTTGTGAATGCCATGGGTCAGCTGCGGCAACTGGCGGTGAGCCTGCTGAAAATCGCCAACGACATTCGTCTGCTCGCCTGCGGCCCGAGGGCTGGCCTGAATGAGCTGGAACTACCAGCCAATGAGCCGGGCAGCTCGATCATGCCGGGCAAGGTGAACCCAACCCAGTGTGAAGCCATGGCCATGGTTTGCACTCAGGTGATCGGACTTGATGCCGCTGTCGCCATGGCCGGCGCCGGCGGGCATCTGCAGATGAACGTCTACAAGCCCCTGATCGGCTTCAACCTGCTTCAGGCCATCACTCTGCTGACGGACGCCTGCCGCTGCTTCCGGGTGGCCATGGTGGAGGGGATTGAACCCAATGCCAAACGCATCCAGCACGATGTGGAACAGTCACTGATGCTGGTCACGCCCCTGGCACCGGTCATCGGCTACGACAAGGCCAGTGCCATTGCAAAGCATGCCCATGACCAGGGTTCAAGCTTGCGCGAGGCCGCCCTTGAACTGGGCTATGTGACCGGCGAGGAGTTTGATCGCATCGTGGATCCCGCCGCGATGGCCGTCTGCCGCGGCTGATCACACGAGAAGCTGATCACGCAGCCCGTTCGGTCGCTGGATTCAGCCCCTCCGCCTCGGCCGCCGCGGCCTTCAGCAGGTCGTCGGCTTCGGCCACGGGGAAGCGGTTGATGGCCTTCAGCGCCTGACGGGCCTTGCTGCGGAGCTGCTCACTGATAGCTTCGCAGTAGGGCACCTGAGCGAGCAGATCCACCGTCCGGCGCATGATCCGAACGACATCGCCTTCATCCAGTGAGGTGTTGGCAATCAGATCATTCCAGGAGGTCCCACTCGCCCATGCCTCCACAAGGCCCATCAGCTCGGGCTCCCACCAGGCGGGAACTACCACTTGGTGGTGTTCCTGAGCCCGCAACAGCTCACGTCGAAGTCCGGATAGATCCTGGAGCGCCTCTTCCGCCCGTGCCGGCGGCGGGAAGCCACTCCACAGATCCGGACGGTTGACCTCGGTGCTGATGGCTTCAAACACAGCAGCCAGTTCCGCCGGGGGCAGATCATCGAGATGTCCGCTCATCAGCGCCAGGCCGAGCCACAGTTCGTTGTCACCGCGCAAGGCCGCAACGGTGCGGCCAATCTCCGTGGGCTCCAGGTCATGGAGCGCCGCAAAGTGCTGGAGGATCTCCATAAGGGAGAGGAATGTCTCCCAGTGACGGTTCGCCCGGTGATGCAACACCTGCTGACGCTCAGCAATCTCCACCTCCAGATCTTCCATGCGGCGGCGATGCTTCTTGAGCTGCTTGCGATCGCCCCAGCGATGAGCCGGGTGCTCCTGGAGATCCGCTTCCAGATCGTTCACCGTCTGAGCCTGAGACAGCACTTCACCCGCCAGGTCGTACTGCGGAGTGGTCATGTCATGCCGCTGAGCCATATGCCCGACGGCAAGTGCCAGGCCGCCGCTCTGCTGGTCACCATGGCGCAATTCCCCAGGACGACTGAGCTCAGGAGATTGAACACCCTCGACCTGCAGGCAGCTGAGTTCAGCATGCAGGCTCACCACGGCCTGACAGGGCACCAACAGCCAAACGTTGTCGAGCGTGAGACAGAGCAGCAGCGGAAACTGACCTGGCCCCTCACATTTCTCGACGATCACCGCCGGCGTGACCCCTCCTCTGAGCTGGGGTGACTTCAGGCTGACCAGAGTTCCCACGCTGGCGAACTGCAAAGCCAGCGTGAGTTCATGGGCCAGGGTTTCTTCAGCCTGCTGCTGAAGGATGCGCAGGAGACGGCGCTCTTCGCGCAATCGTCCCCGGCGCTTTTCATAGTCCTCGAAATCCTCCCAGGGGACATCACCGGCTGATCCCTGCAATTGCCCGAGCTGCAGTCGCAGCTGCTCGAGGATCTCTTCCTCTTCCACAAGGTCGAGGCCGGCCAGATAACGCCCGAAACTGCGTTCCACCAGCTCACGCGCCTTGGCCAGATCGTGACGCTGCAGGAGGTTGAGAACCATGCCGTAACTGGGAGTGAACTGACTCACCAGAGGATCTGCCGGGCTGGTGGCCAACTGACCCGCCTCACGAACCCCTTCAAATCGGCTTTGCACCGTGACCACATATCCCTTGGAATCCAAGCCACGGCGTCCGGCCCGTCCGGCCATCTGCAGAAATTCACTCGCCATCAGCGGGCGATGGCCACGCTCGGTGCGTTTCGACAGGGACGCAATCACCGTGCTGCGAGCGGGCATGTTGATGCCGGCGGCAAGCGTTTCAGTGGCAAACACCACCTTCACCAAACCCTGCTGGAACAGCTCTTCAATCAACTCTTTCCAAGCCGGCAGAACGCCGGCGTGATGAGCGGCGATGCCACGGAGCAGGGCATCGGCATGCAGACCATCGCGCACCGCTTCCGGATTGGCCGCGGTGTAGGCCTTCAGGCGTTCTCGGATCCGAGCCTGCTCGGCCTCGGTGACCAGACACTGCACACCGAGATCGCGCACCGCCTTGTCACAACCGCGGCGGCTGAAAATGAAATAGATGGCCGGCAGCATGTCCCGCTCTGCCATCTGCGCCACGACGAAGCTGATTGGCGG
This region of Synechococcus sp. NOUM97013 genomic DNA includes:
- a CDS encoding cytochrome c biogenesis CcdA family protein, which translates into the protein MLNNTLQQPGPLSLGIVLLVGALTSLGPCSLSLLPVTMAYLAGFDSEQPPWQRSLAFCTGIVGALVMLGSLSGLLGGIYGQVPGLIPTLVAILAVVMGLNLLGIVRVPLPAGPDPQAWSRHVPAPLAPIAAGLAFGLAASPCTTPVLAVLLAWIASTGNPVLGLLFLLSFGIGQVLPLLLAGSVAASIPKLMALRSISRWIPSISGVILLTVGTLTLLARVV
- a CDS encoding cytochrome c biogenesis protein ResB, producing MPLFKRILAILSDLRLAIALLLLIALASALGTILPQQEATDLYLERFNADPWLGLINGDLMLRLQLDHVYASNWFLTLLALLGLALMLCSWRRQWPALQAALRWIDYSRPRQLSKLALAETRTCSDSEEALNALAGELKANGWDVRQQSDRLAARRGVVGKVGPLLVHTGLVLLLIGAAWGALAGQRLERFLAPGRSLDLLSPSGDSRLSVTLKDFAIERDPAGRPEQFSSTLQLTPTGEPEDERKISVNHPLRYRGMTVYQADWSLAAITVQIGRSPQLQLPLSTFPELGDQIWGLVLPTRPDGSEPVFLSTGSEQGPVQVFDADGSLITNLRPGGDGTDVKGLPLRVVEIMPASGLLLKRDPGVPLVYVGFAITLLGGGLSMVATRQIWAVTETTPARLHVAGLCNRNLAGFAAELPALISRVDALRG
- the queF gene encoding preQ(1) synthase, whose protein sequence is MSASTSESTRTPLYGERAIAEAELICFDNPRPGRPFEVSIELPEFTCLCPFSGYPDFAVLRLMYQPGPRVVELKAIKLYVNSYRDKTISHEEVANRILDDLVEACDPVWMQLEADFHPRGNVHTVVRVSHGERQPC
- a CDS encoding DUF4278 domain-containing protein, coding for MKTQERTYRGVTYNPANHERLSHASVDHTYRGRHYDAPLSHAAATESTVELHYRGSIYQHRRAQAEVQLNS
- a CDS encoding P-II family nitrogen regulator → MKKVEAIIRPFKLEDVKLALVNAGIVGMTVSEVRGFGRQKGQVERYRGSEFTVEFLQKLKIEVVIDDSRVDTVVNSIAEAAKTGEIGDGKIFISPVDTVVRIRTGDRDGAAL
- a CDS encoding TlyA family RNA methyltransferase, giving the protein MARKRRLDLHLLTLGLASSRQQAQQLIRAGKVRDVNGQRLEKPGQEISEAAELRVEQPPRFVSRGGEKLLCALETFPVTVSDRVCLDGGISTGGFTDCLLQHGASRVYGIDVGYGQTAWSLRTDERVVLRERTNLRRLTAEELYVPGDPRPTLAVADVSFIALGLVLPSLRALMVTDGPQAASCEAIVLVKPQFEVGRERVGKGGVVRDPEAHADAIAGVMAQAAPLGWQASGLVGSPITGPAGNHEYLLWLSSADHHTVTTTTIKDVITETLRI
- the purB gene encoding adenylosuccinate lyase, yielding MIERYTLPEMGEIWTDRAKYQSWLDVEVAACEANCSLGRVPEAAMADIRSKAAFEPERILEIEAEVRHDVIAFLTNVNEHVGDAGRYIHVGMTSSDVLDTGVALQLKASVALLRKELAALDAAIAKLAAEHKSTVMIGRSHAIHGEPITFGFKLAGWLAETRRNAERLERLEHDVAVGQVSGAMGTYANTDPEVERLTCDRLGLTPDTASTQVISRDRHADYIQTLALVGASLDRFATEIRNLQRTDVLEVEESFAKGQKGSSAMPHKRNPIRSERISGLARVLRSYVVAALENVALWHERDISHSSTERMMLPDCSVTLHFMLREMTAVVAGLGVYPGNMLRNMNVYGGVVFSQRVLLGLVDAGMSREDAYRVVQRNAHTAWNTDGGNFRANLAADPDVTAKLTSEQLNACFSTELHQANLGVIWDRLGL
- a CDS encoding adenylosuccinate lyase; its protein translation is MFWTPYADWIYVVVSVSGMLLIIALVLRPGGGPRS
- the fumC gene encoding class II fumarate hydratase, which produces MPDATRIETDSMGAVEVPIEALWGAQTQRSLQNFAIASDRMPPELIHALARIKQAAAITNARLGVLDQERCEQIVAAAAAVAEGQHDTQFPLRVWQTGSGTQTNMNLNEVISNLAAQASGEPLGSHRPVHPNDHVNRSQSTNDAFPAAIHVAAAEGITRRLLPELEHLQAAFAAKTTAWEAIVKIGRTHLQDAVPLTLGQEASAWRDQIGIAAQRIDASLSEVLPLPLGGTAVGTGLNAPDGFAKQAAAEIAQLTGLPFSTAPNKFAVMASHDGLVNAMGQLRQLAVSLLKIANDIRLLACGPRAGLNELELPANEPGSSIMPGKVNPTQCEAMAMVCTQVIGLDAAVAMAGAGGHLQMNVYKPLIGFNLLQAITLLTDACRCFRVAMVEGIEPNAKRIQHDVEQSLMLVTPLAPVIGYDKASAIAKHAHDQGSSLREAALELGYVTGEEFDRIVDPAAMAVCRG
- a CDS encoding RNA helicase, whose amino-acid sequence is MSDPETQAAKPESGGSPDPAQLFPFPLDDFQLDAIDALNQGHSVVVSAPTGSGKTLIGEYAIYRAMAHGQKVFYTTPLKALSNQKLRDFREQFGAENVGLMTGDLSVNREASIVVMTTEIFRNMLYAEADEHDDPLANVEAVVLDECHYMNDSQRGTVWEESIIHCPPAVQLVALSATVANAGQLTDWIERVHGPTRLVLSDFRPVPLQFSFCSAKGLHPLLNDEGTGIHPNCKVWRAPKGHKRKGRSPRPPQPEPPPISFVVAQMAERDMLPAIYFIFSRRGCDKAVRDLGVQCLVTEAEQARIRERLKAYTAANPEAVRDGLHADALLRGIAAHHAGVLPAWKELIEELFQQGLVKVVFATETLAAGINMPARSTVIASLSKRTERGHRPLMASEFLQMAGRAGRRGLDSKGYVVTVQSRFEGVREAGQLATSPADPLVSQFTPSYGMVLNLLQRHDLAKARELVERSFGRYLAGLDLVEEEEILEQLRLQLGQLQGSAGDVPWEDFEDYEKRRGRLREERRLLRILQQQAEETLAHELTLALQFASVGTLVSLKSPQLRGGVTPAVIVEKCEGPGQFPLLLCLTLDNVWLLVPCQAVVSLHAELSCLQVEGVQSPELSRPGELRHGDQQSGGLALAVGHMAQRHDMTTPQYDLAGEVLSQAQTVNDLEADLQEHPAHRWGDRKQLKKHRRRMEDLEVEIAERQQVLHHRANRHWETFLSLMEILQHFAALHDLEPTEIGRTVAALRGDNELWLGLALMSGHLDDLPPAELAAVFEAISTEVNRPDLWSGFPPPARAEEALQDLSGLRRELLRAQEHHQVVVPAWWEPELMGLVEAWASGTSWNDLIANTSLDEGDVVRIMRRTVDLLAQVPYCEAISEQLRSKARQALKAINRFPVAEADDLLKAAAAEAEGLNPATERAA